The following coding sequences lie in one Gadus macrocephalus chromosome 1, ASM3116895v1 genomic window:
- the atp5pb gene encoding ATP synthase F(0) complex subunit B1, mitochondrial codes for MLSRTVLLSANALKSKGPIGAGLVQASHSLHTSSKSLAPVPALPEKGGQVRHGIIPEELFQLLYPKTGVTGPYMLGTGLLCYLLSKEIYIINHETLSAVSIGAVVIYAIKKFGPSVAAFADKLNEEKVLNAQAVKDVALVGLSQAIEEEKKEQWRAEGRSMLFDAKRNNVAMLLETNFRERIHMVTNEVKKRLDYQIAVQNLNRQMEQEHMVNWVEKSVVGSITPLQEKESIAKCISDLKALARAKASLAV; via the exons ATGCTGTCGAGGACCGTTTTACTTTCGG CCAATGCCCTGAAAAGCAAAGGTCCAATTGGAGCTGG GCTAGTCCAGGCCTCCCACTCCCTGCACACCTCGTCCAAGAGTCTGGCCCCCGTTCCCGCACTGCCAGAGAAAGGAGGACAGGTCCGCCATGGCATCATCCCAGAAGAGCTGTTCCAGCTTCTGTACCCCAAGACCGGAGTCACCG GCCCCTACATGCTGGGCACTGGGCTCCTATGCTACCTGCTCTCCAAGGAGATCTACATCATCAACCACGAAACGTTGTCCGCCGTCTCAATCGGCGCTGTTGTGATCTACGCAATCAAGAAGTTTGGACCCAGTGTCGCTGCTTTTGCTGACAAACTGAACGAG GAGAAAGTGCTCAACGCTCAGGCGGTGAAGGATGTGGCCCTTGTCGGCCTGTCGCAGGCCatcgaggaggagaagaaggagcagTGGAGAGCAGAGGGCAGATCGATGCTCTTCGATGCCAAGAGG AACAACGTGGCAATGCTGCTGGAGACCAACTTCAGAGAGAGGATACACATGGTGACCAATGAGGTGAAGAAGCGCCTGGACTACCAGATCGCCGTGCAGAACCTGAACCGTCAGATGGAGCAGGAGCACATGGTCAACTGGGTGGAGAAGAGCGTCGTCGGCAGCATCACCCCTCTGCAG
- the LOC132453466 gene encoding trichohyalin, with the protein MASMASLEILDISATPTSPIKDFDQKEEKRSEKYQHLRGRNNKTSCRSPPRDVDTRLIKDMLQHKRHLEFQRRRAGSPEFCPERTVNPIYCSTKRNPLAKTGHVKHQSAVPMAQMLDKQNQRTATSIEDPTVVLISNRLGVNDPNPGKWATLWSEPLPLKDQKEDMPGQQETAGFASVSLAEKSIQQNMKGQQATSIKTITATEDFHTTMSSNSRILIEAMVEQKILQEACVQTDPGLVTVKASDVQQLAEYLQEALWREEALKKKMAILQQSASSLLSSSDNIWTARCNEDLLTNRITSLEAQLQLCFQRLPKDGLKKLVLTMERQKLVYEEKALAALQKATLEKTNALVESHHFQEALETAKTESSRWQGLYEEQKQISGQLKECHERTSGQVDQLHSQLKLSSGQQEVLRGQTSTLQRCHEEMQRNISLLEQANQALRNDLCMKARTPECWDFTVQVCLPSEEPEEDQKKREDKEEDRKEDGEEEDGEEEDGEDTEEEDREDKEEKEQSLLVQELRDTQDRLRTKGKQCVDLEAELEAMQQEYRSSQARLTQCRDQLRLLSQRHSSTLARGSRRSWTRMFVLLIVILAFTGVAMLSLWHPPFRDQVAIILSDIETRIEDYLMEMASHRHCYRPV; encoded by the exons ATGGCTAGTATGGCTAGTTTGGAAATTCTGGACATCAGTGCAACTCCTACCTCACCAATCAAGGACTTTGATCAGAAAGAGGAGAAAAGATCAGAGAAATACCAACACCTCCGAGGGCGAAACAATAAAACGTCCTGTCGAAGCCCGCCGAGAGATGTGGATACTAGATTAATAAAAGATATGCTTCAACACAAGAGACACCTGGAGTTCCAGAGAAGGAGAGCTGGGAGCCCAGAGTTTTGCCCGGAGAGGACTGTGAATCCAATATATTGTTCCACAAAAAGAAACCCACTGGCAAAGACAGGTCATGTGAAACATCAGAGCGCAGTACCGATGGCTCAGATGCTGGATAAACAAAACCAAAGGACCGCCACGTCCATAGAGGACCCCACAGTGGTGTTGATCTCAAACAGATTAGGGGTCAATGACCCGAATCCTGGTAAATGG GCTACCTTATGGTCAGAACCTTTACCGTTGAAAGACCAGAAGGAAGATATGCCAGGGCAACAGGAGACAGCAGGTTTCGCATCAGTATCCCTAGCAGAGAAGTCCATTCAGCAGAATATGAAAG GACAACAAGCAACTAGCATCAAAACAATCACAGCAACTGAAGATTTCCACACAACCATGTCCTCTAACTCTCGTATTCTCATTGAAGCTATGGTAGAGCAAAAGATATTACAAGAGGCCTGTGTGCAGACTGA CCCTGGCCTGGTCACTGTTAAGGCATCT GATGTTCAGCAACTCGCTGAGTACTTGCAG GAGGCTCTGTGGAGAGAGGAGGCTTTGAAGAAGAAGATGGCCATCCTTCAGCAGAGCGCATCCAGCCTGCTAAGCTCCTCCGACAACATTTGGACC GCTCGCTGCAACGAGGACCTTCTGACAAACAGGATAACATCTCTAGAGGCGCAACTGCAGCTCTGCTTTCAG AGGCTCCCTAAAGACGGACTGAAGAAGCTGGTCCTGACAATGGAGAGGCAGAAACTGGTGTATGAGGAGAAGGCCTTGGCTGCCCTGCAGAAGGCCACATTGGAGAAGACAAATGCATTGGTTGAGTCGCACCACTTCCAG GAGGCGCTGGAGACAGCCAAGACAGAGTCCTCGAGGTGGCAGGGTCTTTATGAGGAACAGAAGCAGATCTCAGGGCAGCTAAAGGAGTGTCACGAACGCACAAGTGGACAGGTGGACCAGCTGCACAGCCAGCTAAAG CTGTCCAGTGGCCAGCAGGAGGTGCTGAGGGGGCAGACGAGCACTCTACAGCGGTGCCATGAAGAGATGCAACGCAACATCTCCCTTCTGGAGCAGGCCAACCAGGCCCTGCGGAATGACCTCTGCATGAAAG CCCGTACCCCCGAGTGCTGGGACTTCACAGTGCAGGTGTGCCTGCCATCAGAGGAACCTGAAGAAGACCAGAAGAAGCGGgaagacaaggaggaggacaggaaggaggacggggaggaggaggacggggaggaggaggacggggaggacacggaggaggaggacagggaggacaaAGAAGAGAAGGAACAGTCGCTGCTGGTGCAGGAGCTTAGGGACACGCAGGACAGACTCAGAACCAAAGGAAAACAG tgtgtggatCTGGAGGCAGAGCTGGAGGCCATGCAGCAGGAGTACAGGTCCAGCCAGGCCCGGCTGACGCAGTGCAGGGACCAGCTGAGGCTGCTCAGCCAGCGGCACAGCAGCACGCTGGcacgg GGGTCCCGAAGATCCTGGACGAGGATGTTTGTCCTCCTCATTGTAATCCTGGCTTTCACAGGGGTTGCCATGTTGTCACTGTGGCACCCCCCTTTCAGGGATCAAGTTGCCATCATCCTCTCAGACATAGAGACCAGAATTGAGGACTATCTTATGGAAATGGCTTCCCACCGCCACTGTTACAGACCTGTATGA
- the dnase1l1l gene encoding deoxyribonuclease I-like 1-like, producing MDPTRFHVNLPGTLASKTMKCQILLLCCLGVCMLNVAASLKMCAFNVQSFGEAKASNKKVMGLLIKILARCDLCLIQEVRDSKGGAIPQLVKDLNRFDKSNSYAYIESKRLGRKTYKEQYVYIYRDNVLQVKDHHQYHKTEAEGTNDTDVFSREPFIVRFHSPATLVKDFILIGQHTSPKTAMKEIDELYTVFKDIYKKWKMDNVVILGDLNAGCSYITIKGWRAVRLRSNPKFSWLIGDEQDTTVRERTHCAYDRIVVHGREILHGIVPGSAQPFNFKKEFHLSEEEALEVSDHFPVEVDLKPNHRYRLRNEL from the exons ATGGATCCAACCCGCTTTCACGTCAATCTCCCTGGGACCCTGGCATCAAAG ACAATGAAGTGCCAAATCCTCCTGCTTTGTTGCCTGGGGGTGTGCATGTTGAACGTTGCAGCTTCCCTAAAAATGTGTGCCTTCAACGTTCAGAGCTTTGGGGAAGCCAAGGCCAGCAACAAAAAGGTCATGGGACTTTTAATAAAG ATCCTTGCCAGGTGTGACCTGTGTCTGATTCAGGAGGTCAGAGACTCTAAAGGAGGAGCCATACCCCAGCTGGTCAAGGATCTCAACAG GTTCGATAAATCCAATTCCTATGCCTACATTGAGAGCAAGAGGCTGGGGAGGAAGACATACAAGGAGCAATACGTTTACATTTACAG AGACAACGTGCTGCAGGTGAAGGACCATCATCAGTACCACAAAACGGAGGCAGAGGGCACAAACGACACAGACGTTTTCTCCAGAGAACCTTTCATTGTTCGCTTTCACTCCCCTGCAACGC TGGTGAAGGATTTCatcctgattggtcagcacACCAGCCCCAAAACAGCCATGAAGGAGATAGATGAACTGTATACTGTCTTCAAGGACATCTACAAGAAGTGGAAGATGGAT AATGTTGTGATCCTAGGAGACCTTAACGCCGGATGCAGCTATATCACCATCAAGGGCTGGAGAGCGGTGCGCCTGCGGAGCAACCCCAAGTTCAGCTGGCTGATCGGAGACGAGCAGGACACCACCGTTAGGGAGAGGACACACTGTGCTTACGACAG GATTGTTGTCCATGGACGCGAGATCCTCCATGGCATTGTCCCGGGCTCAGCTCAACCTTTCAACTTTAAAAAGGAGTTCCACCTGAGCGAGGAGGAG GCTCTGGAGGTCAGTGATCACTTCCCGGTTGAGGTGGACCTGAAACCCAACCACCGCTACAGGCTGCGTAATGAATTATAG
- the LOC132453420 gene encoding uncharacterized protein LOC132453420, which translates to MSEYDDKGDWKDKEVPESRRPAVPEVLQEDAESAGKKLCKTAEEQEAEEPEERLASMCRSHKLWDGYKEDRAFTGEPLAPDGSKVRNEAELGWSESDEDMGYFQKGPQDESWMNTQGDFLPEEERESANERGAESDELMYKDKEKEEKKANFLTMLSPREDGGPCGDEDVLNFPIRDLVQSLGELVSGEDTVEGSTEKGKEFTGDDHQRAGATFAVFPPDISSWGKDEAADEESKGNLDAVLSASSETSHLDRETEPTLLGTGNIDNKEDRDLGSGWTETVVEAKCRAFTAGATDDKCKSKTLPYAQRTVLSCWIDVGEEIGKCPENADHTQDEAELIGATNTCSPSDKDLHHFYDHTCATESIFDARPPIIHIISNSDDIQANKTDGECKRDDLSQHESAPALSPPPLQKHHVEMRTVSEDSSLTKIDTTWESPTGGEDNMWAKMPGFSQESMLNTEDRGKQNSQSSLETAEPAKVASKDPFNTDVQGDIRPSTLLSNQGSVDDGFFFTHEDEASGIAELGYDGDEYEDSRNWEDEQERIQAFYKFYNESDGEMDQEGRKTKVHFCMDLLPQVFHYDSEADLLDSSTEAEEEMIPEYNGKRENDTPTLNSNLQLNRDVVPETGLGLLKSILKMFLVMGTGLLVFWWTMDETDFLGLPLFKG; encoded by the exons ATGTCTGAATATGATGACAAAGGAGACTGGAAGGATAAAGAAGTCCCTGAGAGCAGACGGCCCGCTGTCCCTGAGGTCCTGCAAGAGGATGCTGAAAGCGCAGGTAAAAAACTCTGCAAGACAGCCGAGGAACAGGAggcagaggaaccagaggagcGGCTGGCATCGATGTGCCGTAGCCACAAGCTCTGGGACGGCTATAAAGAGGACAGGGCCTTTACAGGAGAACCTCTGGCCCCAGACGGAAGCAAAGTAAGGAATGAGGCGGAACTAGGTTGGAGCGAAAGTGATGAGGACATGGGCTATTTTCAGAAAGGACCTCAAGATGAAAGTTGGATGAACACACAAGGTGATTTTCTTCcggaggaagagcgagagagcgccaACGAGAGGGGTGCAGAGTCGGATGAGTTGATGTACAAAgacaaagagaaggaggagaagaaagctAACTTCCTCACCATGCTGTCTCCTCGAGAGGATGGAGGCCCGTGCGGAGATGAGGACGTTCTTAATTTTCCTATACGAGACCTAGTGCAAAGTCTGGGGGAGCTCGTGTCTGGAGAGGACACGGTGGAGGGCTCTACTGAAAAAGGGAAGGAATTCACTGGGGATGACCACCAACGGGCTGGGGCGACCTTTGCCGTGTTCCCCCCAGACATCTCTTCTTGGGGGAAAGACGAGGCCGCAGATGAAGAAAGCAAAGGCAATCTGGATGCAGTGCTTTCTGCCTCGAGTGAGACATCTCATcttgatagagagacagagcccaCACTGTTAGGTACAGGAAATATTGACAATAAAGAAGACCGGGATTTGGGTTCTGGATGGACCGAAACAGTTGTAGAAGCAAAGTGCAGGGCTTTCACAGCTGGGGCAACGGACGACAAATGCAAATCAAAAACCCTTCCATATGCACAAAGAACTGTGCTGTCATGTTGGATTGATGTTGGAGAGGAGATAGGTAAGTGTCCAGAGAATGCAGATCATACCCAAGATGAGGCAGAGCTAATTGGAGCAACCAACACATGCTCTCCATCAGATAAAGATCTTCATCATTTCTACGACCATACATGTGCCACAGAGTCCATTTTTGACGCAAGACCACCAATAATACACATCATCAGCAACAGTGATGATATCCAAGCTAACAAGACTGATGGGGAATGCAAAAGAGATGATTTAAGTCAGCATGAGTCAGCTCCTGCACTCAGTCCACCGCCATTACAGAAACACCATGTCGAGATGAGGACAGTCTCTGAAGACTCATCTCTGACAAAGATCGACACCACATGGGAGTCACCGACTGGTGGTGAGGACAACATGTGGGCAAAAATGCCTGGGTTCTCTCAAGAGTCCATGCTAAACACAGAAGACAGAGGCAAGCAGAACTCACAGTCTTCACTTGAAACTGCAGAGCCTGCCAAGGTGGCCTCAAAAGACCCCTTCAACACAGACGTTCAGGGTGACATACGCCCCAGCACCTTGTTGTCCAATCAGGGATCTGTGGATGACGGTTTCTTCTTCACCCATGAGGACGAGGCTTCGGGAATTGCTGAGCTCGGATATGATGGAGACGAGTATGAAGACAGCAGGAATTGGGAAGACGAACAGGAGAGAATCCAGGCTTTCTACAAGTTTTACAATGAAAGCGATGGGGAAATGGATCAAGAAG GCAGGAAGACAAAAGTACACTTTTGCATGGATCTGTTGCCTCAAGTCTTTCACTATGATAGTGAGGC GGATTTATTGGACAGTTCTActgaggcagaggaagagatgaTCCCTGAATACAAC GGGAAGAGAGAAAATGATACACCCACATTGAACTCCAATCTACAACTCAACCGCGATGTGGTACCAGAGACT GGTCTTGGGTTGCTGAAATCCATCCTCAAGATGTTCCTGGTGATGGGGACTGGCCTGCTGGTGTTCTGGTGGACTATGGATGAGACTGACTTCCTTGGACTCCCTCTTTTCAAGGGATAA
- the emd gene encoding emerin (Emery-Dreifuss muscular dystrophy), with protein sequence MSTLSNKSDQEISALLDEYGIKHGPIVDSTRSLYEKKIQQAMGNKGKAKPSSDKTFYREEEEEVTYLSYRSPSMSEGYGDREQYSHSGQEYAQRNLQDANPYLRSRSEVFRSPDVDK encoded by the exons ATGTCCACGCTGAGCAACAAATCCGACCAAGAAATAAGCGCACTTCTTGATGAATATGGAATAAAGCACGGACCGATTGTGG ATTCAACCAGATCGCTGTACGAAAAGAAGATACAACAGGCCATGGGTAATAAGGGAAAGGCAAAACCATCCTCCGACAAAACCTTCTACAGAGAAGAGG AGGAAGAAGTTACCTATTTGAGCTATAGGTCACCT tCTATGAGTGAAGGCTATGGAGACAG GGAACAATACTCTCATTCAGGCCAGGAGTACGCTCAAAGGAACCTTCAGGATGC AAATCCCTACTTACGATCAAGGTCTGAGGTCTTCAGGAGTCCAGATGTTGACAAGTAA
- the si:ch211-150o23.3 gene encoding uncharacterized protein si:ch211-150o23.3 isoform X1: MLRIFQLIFLLGSLHVQLNGVGAFDGPHIRLLDGDNECSGRVEVLRHNQWGTVCDHGWDLREADVVCLDLGCGLAESALHGAAYGQGSGEIWLRHVQCSGHEASLMRCATVLHSDPHCTHLNDAGVKCSGTLLMPSLSLLSPHAVFVAGEAVRFSCTVLLGHHLSDFHLYKQGVSTPLVTQRVDQSQTRVELTLTDLETFHQGSYSCVYRIRGSSPSQLLASPPSNSINITVVELLTPQHWYNTSTEAPVGSVIKGQGFNITCVTKQQYPGASFQLRLSRSNGTVRQSLPALTPAVTFTFSSAQSSNEGYYYCLYRVQLGGRTFISRESQPLPIAVRDPDPVLSPMVISWLVSGLTFVVALIIIIIVAKVLCQREEKPSELERETRTCVDNTYVALSINKI; the protein is encoded by the exons ATGCTCCGGATTTTCCAGCTCATCTTTTTACTAG GCAGTTTGCATGTTCAGCTGAATGGAGTTGGGGCTTTTG ATGGACCTCATATAAGGCTATTGGATGGAGACAACGAGTGCTCTGGGAGAGTCGAGGTACTTCGCCACAACCAGTGGGGGACGGTTTGCGACCATGGCTGGGACCTAAGGGAGGCTGATGTGGTGTGCCTGGATTTGGGCTGTGGCTTGGCCGAATCTGCCCTTCACGGGGCAGCATACGGGCAAGGCAGCGGGGAGATCTGGCTTCGTCATGTCCAGTGCTCGGGCCACGAGGCCAGCCTGATGCGCTGTGCCACTGTCCTCCACAGTGACCCCCACTGCACCCACCTGAACGACGCCGGTGTCAAATGCTCAG GGACCCTGCTGATGCCGTCGCTGTCCCTGCTGTCCCCACACGCTGTGTTTGTTGCCGGCGAGGCCGTGCGCTTCAGCTGCACGGTGCTCCTGGGACACCACCTCAGCGACTTCCACCTGTACAAGCAGGGCGTGTCCACGCCACTGGTGACCCAGCGAGTGGACCAGAGCCAGACCCGCGTGGAGCTCACCCTGACTGACCTGGAGACCTTCCACCAGGGCAGCTACAGCTGTGTGTACCGGATCAGGGGCAGCTCCCCCTCCCAGCTCCTCGCCTCTCCCCCCAGCAACTCCATCAACATCACCGTGG TGGAGCTGCTGACTCCCCAGCACTGGTACAACACGTCGACGGAGGCCCCCGTGGGCTCGGTGATCAAGGGCCAGGGCTTCAACATCACCTGCGTCACCAAGCAGCAGTACCCAGGGGCCTCCTTCCAGCTGCGCCTCAGCCGGTCCAACGGCACCGTGCGCCAGTCGCTGCCCGCGCTCACGCCCGCCGTCACCTTCACCTTCTCCAGCGCCCAGAGCTCCAACGAGGGCTACTACTACTGCCTGTACCGCGTCCAGCTGGGGGGCCGCACCTTCATATCCAGGGAGAGCCAGCCCCTGCCCATAGCCGTCAGAG ATCCTGACCCAGTGCTGAGTCCTATGGTAATCAGTTGGTTGGTGTCGGGCCTGACGTTTGTCGTGGCgctcatcattatcatcatcgtgGCCAAGGTCCTATGCCAAAGGGAGGAGAAGCCGTCTGAGCTGGAGAGGGAGACGAGGACCT GTGTGGACAACACTTATGTTGCCTTATCAATCAACAAGATATGA
- the si:ch211-150o23.3 gene encoding uncharacterized protein si:ch211-150o23.3 isoform X2 — protein MLRIFQLIFLLDGPHIRLLDGDNECSGRVEVLRHNQWGTVCDHGWDLREADVVCLDLGCGLAESALHGAAYGQGSGEIWLRHVQCSGHEASLMRCATVLHSDPHCTHLNDAGVKCSGTLLMPSLSLLSPHAVFVAGEAVRFSCTVLLGHHLSDFHLYKQGVSTPLVTQRVDQSQTRVELTLTDLETFHQGSYSCVYRIRGSSPSQLLASPPSNSINITVVELLTPQHWYNTSTEAPVGSVIKGQGFNITCVTKQQYPGASFQLRLSRSNGTVRQSLPALTPAVTFTFSSAQSSNEGYYYCLYRVQLGGRTFISRESQPLPIAVRDPDPVLSPMVISWLVSGLTFVVALIIIIIVAKVLCQREEKPSELERETRTCVDNTYVALSINKI, from the exons ATGCTCCGGATTTTCCAGCTCATCTTTTTACTAG ATGGACCTCATATAAGGCTATTGGATGGAGACAACGAGTGCTCTGGGAGAGTCGAGGTACTTCGCCACAACCAGTGGGGGACGGTTTGCGACCATGGCTGGGACCTAAGGGAGGCTGATGTGGTGTGCCTGGATTTGGGCTGTGGCTTGGCCGAATCTGCCCTTCACGGGGCAGCATACGGGCAAGGCAGCGGGGAGATCTGGCTTCGTCATGTCCAGTGCTCGGGCCACGAGGCCAGCCTGATGCGCTGTGCCACTGTCCTCCACAGTGACCCCCACTGCACCCACCTGAACGACGCCGGTGTCAAATGCTCAG GGACCCTGCTGATGCCGTCGCTGTCCCTGCTGTCCCCACACGCTGTGTTTGTTGCCGGCGAGGCCGTGCGCTTCAGCTGCACGGTGCTCCTGGGACACCACCTCAGCGACTTCCACCTGTACAAGCAGGGCGTGTCCACGCCACTGGTGACCCAGCGAGTGGACCAGAGCCAGACCCGCGTGGAGCTCACCCTGACTGACCTGGAGACCTTCCACCAGGGCAGCTACAGCTGTGTGTACCGGATCAGGGGCAGCTCCCCCTCCCAGCTCCTCGCCTCTCCCCCCAGCAACTCCATCAACATCACCGTGG TGGAGCTGCTGACTCCCCAGCACTGGTACAACACGTCGACGGAGGCCCCCGTGGGCTCGGTGATCAAGGGCCAGGGCTTCAACATCACCTGCGTCACCAAGCAGCAGTACCCAGGGGCCTCCTTCCAGCTGCGCCTCAGCCGGTCCAACGGCACCGTGCGCCAGTCGCTGCCCGCGCTCACGCCCGCCGTCACCTTCACCTTCTCCAGCGCCCAGAGCTCCAACGAGGGCTACTACTACTGCCTGTACCGCGTCCAGCTGGGGGGCCGCACCTTCATATCCAGGGAGAGCCAGCCCCTGCCCATAGCCGTCAGAG ATCCTGACCCAGTGCTGAGTCCTATGGTAATCAGTTGGTTGGTGTCGGGCCTGACGTTTGTCGTGGCgctcatcattatcatcatcgtgGCCAAGGTCCTATGCCAAAGGGAGGAGAAGCCGTCTGAGCTGGAGAGGGAGACGAGGACCT GTGTGGACAACACTTATGTTGCCTTATCAATCAACAAGATATGA
- the slc25a33 gene encoding solute carrier family 25 member 33, translating to MAQKDTLLHLFAGGCSGTVGAIVTCPLEVLKTRLQSSGLALRPVFQVQMGSLSGTGVIRPGTVTPGLLQVLRSILEKEGPRSLFRGLGPNLVGVAPSRAIYFAAYSKSKETLNGVFAPNSGPVHMSAAGFAAFVTNSMMNPIWMVKTRMQLEKKARGEKKMNALQVARYVYRTEGMRGFYRGLTASYAGISETMICFLIYETLKKRLAEGRYNSPNGSSEKVASDFLGLMLAAAFSKGCASCIAYPHEVIRTRLREEGSKYKYFFQTGRLIAVEEGYPAFYRGLVPQLIRQIPNTAIVLFTYELLIHVLAESK from the exons atggcaCAGAAAGACACTTTATTACATCTCTTCGCTGGGGG ATGTAGTGGTACCGTAGGAGCCATCGTGACCTGTCCCCTGGAGGTGCTGAAGACGCGTCTGCAGTCCTCAGGTCTGGCCCTGCGCCCCGTCTTCCAGGTGCAGATGGGCTCGCTCAGCGGCACCGGGGTGATCCGTCCGGGGACGGTCACACCGGGACTCCTGCAGGTTCTGCG GTCAATTCTGGAAAAGGAGGGTCCACGGTCGCTGTTTCGGGGCCTGGGGCCCAACCTAGTGGGTGTAGCCCCCTCAAG AGCCATCTACTTTGCTGCATACTCAAAGTCCAAAGAGACGTTGAATGGCGTGTTTGCACCCAATAGTGGACCTGTACACATGAGCGCAGCTGGTTTTGCAG CCTTTGTGACCAACTCTATGATGAACCCCATCTGGATGGTAAAGACAAGGATGCAGCTGGAGAAAAA GGCCCGAGGGGAGAAGAAGATGAACGCGCTGCAGGTTGCCCGCTACGTTTACAGAACAGAAGGCATGAGGGGCTTCTACCGCGGACTCACCGCCTCCTACGCTGGCATCTCAGAGACCATGATCTGCTTCCTCATCTACGAGACGCTGAAGAAGCGCCTCGCCGAGGGCCGCTATAACTCGCCCAACGGTAGCTCTGAGAAGGTAGCGTCGGACTTCCTGGGCCTGATGCTGGCAGCGGCGTTTTCAAAGGGCTGTGCGTCCTGCATAGCTTATCCACACG AGGTTATCCGGACAAGACTGCGCGAGGAAGGAAGCAAGTACAAGTATTTCTTCCAGACGGGAAGATTAATAGCTGTGGAGGAAGGCTATCCGGCTTTTTACCGAGGACTCGTTCCACAGCTCATTAGACAGATCCCAAACACGGCCATCGTCCTGTTCACCTATGAACTCCTCATCCACGTGCTGGCAGAGTCAAAGTAA